One Gimesia chilikensis DNA segment encodes these proteins:
- a CDS encoding putative Ig domain-containing protein, with amino-acid sequence MWFQESKQFFPRWLVDITDHATRRSVRGSRRRWRARSAPNLAQTELLETRQMLAADDLTALSDDFEDAATQSNWQRLYQTEGWAGDQLQTWDVNGTQSGRMVMIPHTTVWYQDYRGPMVYKEITGDFVITTEVHITDRDDVGDSDLDDVPNGSQYSLGGLMIRTPRDITDPAVDWSPGSHQNDGTNNGENYIFLSLGWGNAGSQFQMETKTTRNSNSSLVLQSMGNNAVIQLQIARIGDSAYTLYQIPGQDWVLNSRYHRPDLPETLQVGMVTYTDWTKANDYDPFYQNNNTLQPGGYDPTPAEAFQPDLVAGYEFVHFDRPEIPVALQGLDLRTQASDQEMLSFLGENVNGPDLPTVTLETSVLPVEELSSSQLEFVFQRSAAQIDQPLTVAYQISGSATPGLDFQSLSGEITFAADAATVTLVVDVLEDLLDEPDETLAIQLLAGNDYLLGETTFASGTILDNDYTNVAPVASPIADQGLTEGDGFNLDVSPYFTDANVPDGDQLMLTASLSNGDPLPGWLIFNALTGVFSGVPTFADVGSIEIEITAADMGGLTDSALFQLTVAPLPRTQLQLRVVKSATSVAANGESLVLPAHTEDLHEWESFQVEVWGQVSNRTDIGIVSFSFDLNYAREYTTASFVEFGPAFTQNQSALIDDTSGLVQGISASTLAIDVGDDQSVLLARIHFAPTVADQVDLDLGSQFIGPFDSGLTLENVSLELVDQAPHQLENSDIPTTQFWAVPYDVNDDGAINFQDLVLFATAYQHDVADSPLPYTWAVDFNQSGRVDFHDLLLLAANYGRTKLEDPELYFPASYPHAWIAAPLVSSFSAAETQPAAPQLSHSTAVMLDSAGLQGEEPFDLKVEIQEQNPLPIPKVEGPTQPALPTMTAPQQREAATPQSLSPFAAADIDPLFMHDRGLTPILDQQYRVFERRGAGVWQSVPGLPAPLRETEVRQRAGELQELDGYFSSPFDDDLLTWG; translated from the coding sequence ATGTGGTTTCAGGAATCCAAGCAGTTCTTTCCCCGCTGGCTCGTAGACATTACAGATCATGCTACCCGGCGGTCCGTTCGCGGATCTCGCCGACGGTGGAGAGCGAGGTCTGCTCCGAACCTGGCGCAGACGGAGCTTCTCGAAACCCGGCAAATGCTGGCCGCCGATGATCTGACGGCACTGAGTGATGATTTTGAGGACGCAGCCACTCAATCCAACTGGCAGCGTCTGTATCAGACGGAAGGCTGGGCTGGCGATCAACTGCAGACCTGGGATGTGAATGGAACACAGTCGGGCCGGATGGTGATGATCCCGCACACGACCGTCTGGTACCAGGATTATCGCGGCCCCATGGTTTACAAGGAAATCACCGGCGATTTTGTGATTACGACGGAGGTGCATATTACCGACCGCGACGATGTGGGGGACAGCGACCTGGATGATGTTCCCAACGGATCGCAGTACTCACTGGGCGGACTGATGATCCGCACGCCCCGCGACATTACCGATCCGGCAGTTGACTGGAGCCCGGGTTCGCATCAGAACGACGGAACCAACAACGGGGAAAACTATATCTTTCTTTCTCTCGGCTGGGGGAATGCCGGCAGTCAGTTCCAGATGGAGACCAAGACCACCCGTAACAGTAATTCGTCACTCGTGCTGCAGAGCATGGGCAACAACGCGGTGATCCAGTTGCAGATTGCCCGCATCGGCGACTCCGCTTATACGCTGTACCAGATTCCCGGCCAGGACTGGGTGTTGAACAGTCGCTATCATCGCCCCGATCTGCCTGAAACGCTGCAGGTGGGCATGGTGACTTACACTGACTGGACGAAGGCCAACGACTATGATCCGTTCTACCAGAATAACAACACTCTACAACCGGGCGGCTACGATCCGACGCCTGCCGAAGCGTTTCAGCCCGACCTGGTTGCCGGTTATGAATTCGTGCACTTCGATCGCCCTGAGATCCCCGTCGCCTTACAGGGACTCGACCTGCGAACGCAGGCCAGCGATCAGGAAATGCTGTCCTTCCTGGGAGAGAATGTCAATGGGCCGGATCTGCCGACCGTGACGCTGGAAACATCTGTGTTACCGGTTGAAGAACTCAGCAGCAGTCAGTTGGAATTCGTGTTCCAGCGGAGTGCAGCGCAGATCGATCAGCCTTTGACAGTGGCATATCAGATTTCAGGCAGCGCCACACCGGGACTGGACTTTCAAAGTCTGAGTGGGGAAATCACATTTGCTGCCGATGCAGCAACGGTCACACTGGTGGTTGACGTACTCGAAGATTTACTCGATGAACCGGATGAAACCCTGGCCATCCAGTTGCTGGCTGGGAATGATTATCTGTTGGGAGAGACGACGTTTGCCAGTGGTACGATTCTGGATAACGATTATACGAATGTCGCGCCCGTAGCCAGCCCGATTGCCGACCAGGGTCTGACGGAAGGAGACGGATTTAACCTGGATGTCAGTCCTTATTTTACGGATGCCAATGTGCCGGACGGCGATCAGCTCATGCTGACAGCGTCATTGTCAAACGGTGATCCGTTGCCGGGATGGCTGATTTTCAACGCGCTGACGGGTGTCTTTTCGGGCGTCCCCACGTTCGCTGATGTTGGCAGCATTGAAATCGAAATCACCGCTGCCGACATGGGAGGCTTGACCGACAGCGCGCTCTTCCAGTTGACGGTCGCGCCGCTGCCGCGGACTCAGTTGCAGTTGCGTGTGGTGAAGTCAGCGACATCGGTCGCCGCCAATGGTGAAAGTCTGGTTCTGCCTGCACACACGGAGGATCTGCATGAATGGGAATCGTTTCAGGTCGAAGTCTGGGGCCAGGTCAGTAATCGGACTGACATCGGCATCGTGTCATTCAGTTTTGATCTGAACTATGCGAGGGAGTACACAACTGCGTCATTCGTGGAATTCGGTCCCGCGTTTACGCAGAATCAGTCGGCGCTGATCGATGATACCAGCGGCCTGGTTCAAGGTATCAGTGCCAGTACGCTGGCGATCGATGTGGGCGATGATCAGAGTGTACTGCTCGCCCGGATTCATTTTGCCCCGACAGTCGCCGACCAGGTTGATCTGGATTTGGGGTCGCAGTTCATTGGCCCGTTTGACTCGGGTCTGACACTGGAAAATGTGTCTCTCGAACTGGTCGACCAGGCGCCGCATCAACTGGAGAACAGCGACATACCCACGACGCAGTTCTGGGCGGTGCCTTATGATGTTAACGATGACGGTGCGATCAATTTTCAGGATCTGGTGCTGTTCGCGACTGCCTACCAGCATGATGTCGCCGATTCGCCGCTGCCCTACACGTGGGCTGTGGACTTCAACCAGTCTGGCAGAGTCGATTTCCACGACCTGCTGCTGCTGGCGGCCAACTATGGTCGTACGAAGCTCGAAGATCCTGAGCTCTATTTCCCAGCCAGCTATCCCCACGCCTGGATCGCGGCTCCGCTGGTCAGTTCTTTCAGTGCAGCGGAAACGCAACCAGCGGCTCCACAGCTCTCCCATTCGACAGCAGTCATGCTGGATTCTGCCGGCCTGCAGGGAGAAGAACCATTCGACTTAAAAGTTGAAATCCAGGAACAGAACCCCCTTCCCATTCCGAAGGTTGAGGGACCAACGCAGCCTGCACTGCCGACCATGACTGCCCCGCAGCAGCGGGAGGCTGCTACGCCTCAGAGTCTTTCTCCGTTCGCTGCTGCAGACATTGATCCGTTATTCATGCATGACCGCGGACTCACTCCGATTCTGGACCAGCAATACAGGGTATTCGAACGGAGGGGAGCGGGTGTCTGGCAGTCTGTCCCTGGTCTGCCTGCGCCGCTGAGGGAAACCGAAGTGCGACAACGCGCGGGGGAACTGCAGGAACTCGACGGGTATTTCAGTTCGCCGTTCGACGATGATCTTCTGACATGGGGATGA
- a CDS encoding lysophospholipid acyltransferase family protein, which translates to MSPETAGVLTLVIYLLILLAVIVYQAVKLPDGWRAWILFAITRVYAPGLWKIKRNQRCPFPGDSAGIIIANHRSPADPIILWYNSHLGNPQKKMRCISFLMAREYYERPGLVGWISRAMHSIPVERNGKDVAPVREALRKLKQGDLIGVFPEGGIQEGRPIKHANSGIAFLALRSQAPVYPVFINNSPGGKNMVEPFYSPAETSITYGEPIDLSAYYDRKHTRELLEEVTTLMMWKLAELGDTEYLGAPRPDEQAGLIPMSEDHRRTAN; encoded by the coding sequence ATGAGCCCAGAAACAGCCGGTGTTCTGACACTGGTCATATATCTGTTGATTCTCCTGGCAGTCATCGTCTACCAGGCAGTAAAACTACCCGACGGCTGGCGTGCCTGGATTCTATTCGCGATTACCCGCGTGTATGCACCAGGGCTCTGGAAGATTAAACGCAATCAGCGCTGCCCCTTTCCCGGCGATTCCGCAGGCATCATCATTGCCAATCATCGCAGTCCCGCCGATCCGATCATTCTCTGGTACAATTCACACCTCGGGAATCCACAGAAAAAAATGCGCTGCATCAGCTTCCTGATGGCGCGGGAGTATTACGAGCGACCGGGCCTGGTCGGCTGGATCTCGCGTGCCATGCATTCGATTCCCGTGGAACGCAATGGGAAGGATGTGGCTCCCGTCCGGGAAGCCTTGCGCAAACTCAAACAGGGCGATCTGATTGGCGTCTTCCCCGAAGGGGGGATTCAGGAAGGGCGGCCGATCAAACATGCGAATTCCGGCATCGCTTTCCTGGCGCTCCGTTCCCAGGCGCCCGTCTACCCGGTGTTTATCAACAATTCGCCGGGCGGTAAAAACATGGTGGAACCCTTTTACTCTCCCGCAGAGACGTCAATCACTTACGGTGAACCGATCGACCTGTCGGCGTACTATGATCGCAAGCATACCAGGGAGCTCCTCGAAGAAGTGACCACGCTCATGATGTGGAAACTGGCAGAACTCGGAGACACCGAATATCTAGGTGCCCCGCGTCCCGACGAGCAGGCAGGGCTCATCCCCATGTCAGAAGATCATCGTCGAACGGCGAACTGA
- a CDS encoding phosphoadenylyl-sulfate reductase — protein sequence MARLTQADLSDLNESFEERTPLELIHWAQEMFGTRLAALSSMQRAGCVVAHMLSQLKADIPILFVDTGVLFQETLDTRDRLIEEYNLNIVTLMPAKTMQEQTEELGVLYLSVEGQEKCCDLRKTEPLIQVADQYDALIGSLRRADGGQRANVPILAIDPAMNCLRVNILASLTKDEFQAYLKDNQVITNPLHQQGYPTIGCNRCTTPVMESEPNRAGRWRHLGPWSQYCGINPTDVAGKHAPSIELPQDLVDRILGRETDFMI from the coding sequence ATGGCACGTCTGACTCAGGCTGATTTATCAGATCTTAACGAGTCGTTTGAAGAACGAACTCCCCTGGAGCTGATTCATTGGGCACAGGAAATGTTTGGCACACGACTGGCAGCTTTATCATCGATGCAGCGTGCAGGTTGCGTGGTAGCCCACATGCTGAGCCAGTTAAAGGCCGACATCCCGATTCTGTTCGTCGATACCGGCGTCCTGTTTCAGGAGACCCTGGATACCCGGGACCGCCTGATTGAAGAATATAACCTGAACATCGTCACGCTGATGCCGGCCAAAACGATGCAGGAACAGACCGAAGAACTGGGCGTTCTGTATCTGTCTGTCGAAGGTCAGGAAAAGTGCTGCGATCTGCGTAAGACGGAACCTCTTATTCAGGTGGCCGATCAGTACGATGCCCTCATCGGCAGTCTCCGCCGGGCCGACGGCGGTCAACGCGCCAATGTACCTATCCTGGCGATTGACCCCGCCATGAACTGCCTGCGGGTGAATATCCTGGCCAGCCTGACCAAGGACGAGTTCCAGGCCTACCTCAAAGACAACCAGGTCATTACCAATCCGCTGCATCAGCAGGGCTACCCAACCATCGGCTGTAATCGCTGCACCACCCCCGTGATGGAAAGCGAACCGAACCGGGCCGGACGCTGGCGGCACCTCGGACCCTGGTCGCAGTACTGCGGCATCAATCCCACCGATGTGGCCGGAAAGCATGCCCCTTCGATCGAGCTGCCTCAGGATCTGGTCGACCGCATCCTGGGACGCGAAACCGACTTCATGATCTGA
- a CDS encoding pyridoxine 5'-phosphate synthase has protein sequence MPALGVNIDHVATVRQARLTFEPDPVWAAVLAELGGADGITLHLREDRRHIQDHDLYTMKKTVQVKLNLEMAAEEEMTAIALEVRPDQVSLVPEKREELTTEGGLDVVANLKRVEQCVHQLQQAGIEVSLFIDPDVEQIAAAKQVGVHAVELHTGRYADATSADEQQKEYDVIVKASEFTVAQGLKLHMGHGLTYRNVSKIAAIPDVCELNIGHSIVSRAVLVGMEQAVREMKALVTV, from the coding sequence ATGCCCGCTTTAGGTGTAAACATTGACCACGTCGCCACCGTCCGTCAGGCTCGTTTAACCTTTGAACCGGATCCCGTCTGGGCGGCCGTGCTGGCGGAACTGGGAGGCGCGGATGGCATTACTCTGCACCTGCGTGAGGATCGGCGGCACATTCAGGATCACGATCTCTACACCATGAAAAAGACGGTTCAGGTCAAACTGAACCTCGAAATGGCGGCGGAAGAAGAAATGACGGCGATCGCCCTGGAAGTCCGCCCCGATCAGGTTTCCCTGGTCCCCGAAAAGCGGGAAGAGCTGACGACCGAAGGGGGCCTGGATGTCGTTGCCAATCTGAAGCGGGTTGAGCAATGCGTACACCAGCTGCAACAGGCAGGGATCGAAGTCAGCCTGTTTATCGATCCCGATGTCGAACAGATCGCGGCTGCAAAACAGGTGGGAGTACACGCTGTCGAATTGCACACCGGCCGCTACGCCGATGCGACCTCTGCTGACGAACAACAGAAAGAATATGACGTCATCGTGAAAGCCTCCGAGTTTACTGTCGCACAGGGACTGAAGCTGCATATGGGGCACGGATTGACATATCGTAATGTTTCGAAGATCGCCGCCATTCCCGATGTCTGTGAGTTGAATATCGGTCACAGTATCGTCTCGCGGGCGGTACTGGTCGGCATGGAACAGGCGGTTCGCGAGATGAAAGCACTGGTGACCGTTTAG
- a CDS encoding endo alpha-1,4 polygalactosaminidase yields the protein MHVRCYSIVLLLLSILLTGTARVESADKPAFVPTSYQLYYGSEPRLLKQLRDRIQPGQVIVIELRGLQPDQVADLVNFAHQKQAKVIAYLSIGELGQLEKANFEKYLKRSPNGYPLSEIVFGKNQTFESWYVDVSYGEWRGFLMERIKRMYAQKIDGLFLDTVDTADLYLNRKEWSLPRRSKSVTAMISLIRAIKGVDPEKFIMQNRGLNLIGKTVFVGEATGILIPGLDLAQQHPDNPDGLLWESAFAHSGDWIESKERAMIRIQKNGFTTVFTLGYSDTSVSADTFFRKSQADGFIPGWASSTTKLHLELTQQPPGK from the coding sequence ATGCACGTCCGCTGTTACTCGATTGTTTTACTGCTACTGTCCATCCTGCTGACGGGAACGGCCCGCGTCGAAAGTGCGGATAAGCCTGCTTTTGTCCCGACCAGCTACCAGCTCTACTACGGGAGTGAGCCCCGCCTGCTGAAACAGTTGCGGGACCGGATTCAGCCGGGCCAGGTGATCGTGATCGAACTGCGGGGTCTGCAGCCTGATCAAGTCGCTGACCTCGTGAATTTCGCGCATCAGAAGCAGGCGAAAGTCATCGCTTATCTGAGTATTGGCGAATTGGGACAACTGGAAAAAGCAAACTTCGAGAAGTATCTCAAACGGTCTCCCAACGGGTATCCTCTCAGCGAAATTGTGTTCGGCAAAAACCAGACGTTTGAGTCGTGGTATGTCGACGTCAGCTATGGCGAGTGGAGGGGCTTTCTGATGGAGCGGATCAAGCGGATGTATGCCCAGAAGATTGACGGACTGTTTCTGGATACCGTCGACACCGCCGACCTGTATCTCAACAGAAAGGAATGGTCCCTGCCCCGTCGCAGTAAAAGTGTGACAGCGATGATCAGCCTGATTCGCGCGATTAAAGGCGTCGATCCGGAGAAGTTCATCATGCAGAATCGGGGCTTGAACCTGATTGGGAAAACGGTCTTTGTCGGAGAGGCAACGGGGATTCTGATCCCCGGTCTCGACCTGGCACAGCAGCATCCGGACAATCCAGACGGGCTGCTTTGGGAATCAGCGTTCGCGCATTCAGGCGACTGGATTGAAAGCAAAGAGCGGGCGATGATCCGCATTCAGAAAAACGGATTCACGACGGTCTTCACGCTGGGATACAGCGACACCAGCGTGAGTGCAGACACGTTTTTCCGTAAGAGCCAAGCAGACGGATTCATTCCCGGCTGGGCCAGTTCCACGACGAAACTGCACCTGGAGCTGACGCAACAACCGCCGGGCAAGTGA
- a CDS encoding sulfatase-like hydrolase/transferase → MARHPLTARVLKSSALVILLCLIGTLHLASLEAADTPPNIVMIVSDDQGYHDLKSFGSQQVIAPNLDRLAEEGVKLTNFYVTWPACTPSRGSLLTGRYPQRNGIYDMIRNEAPDYGHKYKPSEYDVTFERIGGMDVREQLLPALLKPAGYVSGIYGKWDLGVHRRFLPLARGFDDFYGFTNTGIDYFTHERYGVPSMYRNNQPTEADKGTYCTYLFQREAVRFVKENHDKPFFLYLPFNAPHSASNLDPRIRGVAQAPKKYKAMYPELKDTFVTRNRTGRYEYRETAKGPVIHQKPSADRRRLEYVASITCMDAAIGEVLDLLDEYKIADNTIVVFFSDNGGGGGADNSPLKGKKGMMFEGGIRVPCLIRYPKKIKPGTVNEGLLTSLELVPTFLKEAGIPQPQEVVIDGYDMLPTLMGQADSPRSEMFWQRRADKAARVGNWKWVESEKGNGLFDLSTDVGEKHDLSQSNPEKLKQLQARFANWKKEMAEAEPRGPFRDY, encoded by the coding sequence ATGGCTCGTCATCCACTCACAGCCCGTGTGCTGAAATCATCTGCTCTTGTGATCCTGCTCTGTCTGATCGGAACGCTGCACCTCGCTTCGCTGGAGGCCGCAGATACACCACCCAACATCGTGATGATTGTCAGCGATGATCAGGGCTATCACGACTTGAAAAGTTTCGGCAGCCAGCAGGTCATCGCTCCCAACCTCGATCGCCTGGCTGAGGAAGGTGTCAAACTGACCAATTTCTATGTGACCTGGCCGGCATGCACCCCCAGTCGAGGCAGTCTGCTTACCGGACGCTATCCGCAGCGCAACGGAATCTATGACATGATCCGCAACGAGGCCCCCGATTACGGCCACAAGTACAAGCCGTCCGAGTATGATGTCACCTTCGAACGCATCGGCGGGATGGATGTCCGCGAACAGCTCTTGCCCGCCCTGTTGAAACCAGCCGGTTATGTGAGTGGCATCTATGGAAAGTGGGATCTGGGCGTGCATCGTCGCTTCCTGCCGCTCGCCCGCGGCTTCGATGACTTTTACGGCTTCACCAACACCGGCATCGATTACTTCACCCACGAGCGCTACGGCGTGCCTTCCATGTATCGCAATAACCAGCCCACCGAAGCAGACAAGGGCACCTATTGCACGTATCTCTTTCAGCGGGAAGCAGTGCGGTTCGTGAAAGAGAATCACGATAAACCGTTCTTTCTTTACCTCCCCTTTAACGCACCCCACAGTGCCTCAAACCTCGATCCCCGCATTCGGGGCGTTGCCCAGGCACCGAAAAAATATAAAGCCATGTATCCCGAGCTGAAGGATACGTTCGTCACCAGGAATCGAACCGGCCGTTACGAATACCGGGAAACCGCCAAAGGTCCCGTCATTCACCAGAAACCCTCGGCCGACAGGCGTCGCCTGGAGTACGTCGCTTCCATCACCTGCATGGACGCCGCCATCGGCGAAGTGCTGGATCTGCTCGATGAATACAAAATCGCCGACAACACGATCGTGGTCTTCTTCTCCGACAACGGGGGCGGCGGCGGTGCCGATAACAGTCCCCTGAAAGGCAAGAAGGGAATGATGTTCGAAGGGGGCATTCGCGTTCCCTGCCTGATCCGTTATCCGAAAAAAATCAAACCGGGAACTGTCAATGAAGGCCTGCTCACATCGCTAGAACTCGTCCCGACGTTCCTCAAAGAGGCAGGCATTCCCCAGCCACAGGAAGTTGTCATCGATGGATACGATATGCTGCCCACGCTGATGGGCCAGGCCGATTCACCTCGCTCAGAAATGTTCTGGCAACGTCGCGCCGACAAGGCGGCTCGCGTTGGAAACTGGAAGTGGGTCGAGTCCGAAAAGGGGAACGGCCTGTTTGATCTTTCCACAGATGTGGGTGAAAAGCACGACCTCTCCCAATCAAATCCTGAGAAACTCAAACAACTGCAAGCCCGCTTTGCCAACTGGAAGAAAGAGATGGCCGAAGCCGAACCCCGGGGACCGTTCCGCGATTATTAA
- a CDS encoding HAD-IIA family hydrolase produces MLPGYLIDMDGVVYRGTDLIPGATEFINELKKRDLPFIFLTNNSQRTRRDVVTKLGRMGITVGEEHIFTCAMATARFLAQSKPHGTAFVIGEGGLLHALHRNGYSIVDHDPDYVVVGEGRMVNFEMIEAAVRMIENGAKLIATNMDPNCPTQNGLRPGCGAIVAMLEAATKKKAFSVGKPSPVMMRSARQELGISSAQTTMIGDTMETDILGGVEMGYRSVLVLSGGTALSDLSQYAYQPDLVVDSIADLNKEEFFQLESHRIPERERLLA; encoded by the coding sequence ATGTTACCAGGATATTTGATTGACATGGATGGCGTAGTTTATCGAGGGACAGACCTGATCCCAGGCGCCACCGAATTTATCAATGAACTCAAGAAGCGCGATCTGCCGTTCATTTTCCTGACCAATAACAGCCAGCGTACCCGCCGCGACGTCGTTACCAAACTCGGCCGGATGGGAATTACCGTCGGCGAAGAGCATATCTTTACCTGTGCTATGGCCACCGCACGGTTCCTGGCGCAGAGTAAACCCCACGGCACCGCCTTCGTCATCGGCGAAGGTGGCCTGTTACATGCATTGCATCGCAACGGGTACTCGATCGTCGATCACGATCCCGACTATGTCGTGGTGGGCGAAGGTCGGATGGTCAATTTCGAAATGATTGAAGCCGCGGTCCGCATGATCGAAAACGGTGCCAAACTGATCGCCACCAATATGGATCCCAACTGCCCGACTCAGAACGGCCTGCGTCCCGGTTGTGGAGCGATCGTCGCCATGCTGGAAGCAGCCACCAAGAAGAAAGCCTTCAGCGTCGGTAAGCCCAGCCCCGTCATGATGCGGAGTGCCCGACAGGAACTGGGGATCTCTTCTGCCCAGACAACCATGATCGGCGATACAATGGAGACCGACATTCTGGGAGGCGTCGAAATGGGCTATCGTTCCGTGCTGGTGCTTTCCGGCGGAACAGCCCTTTCAGACCTGAGCCAGTATGCTTATCAGCCCGATCTGGTGGTCGACAGCATTGCTGATCTGAACAAAGAAGAATTCTTTCAGCTCGAGAGTCACCGGATTCCCGAGCGGGAACGCCTGCTGGCCTGA
- the glnA gene encoding type I glutamate--ammonia ligase codes for MTPKDFFAFAEKNGAKMVDLKFTDIFGTWQHCSYPLSTWDEGTFEDGVGFDGSSIRGWQTIDSSDMLAVPDPATVKMDPFFKQPTVSVLADIVDPITKEDYNKDPRGVAKKGLAYLQQTGLADACFIGPEPEFFVFDDVRYLSNQRGAMYEIDSSEAAWNTGRSEEGNLGHKVGYKGGYFPVAPSDTYGDLRAEMVEELQKVGIVVEAHHHEVATAGQCEIDMEFSPLLQMADQFMWYKYIIKNVAKRNGKTVTFMPKPVFDDNGSGMHTHISLWKDGNTLMYGDGYAGLSEFAIHAIGGIIKHGRALIALSNPTANSFHRLVPGFEAPVTLAMSQRNRSASCRIPMYSGSPKAKRVEFRCPDPTANGYLSFTALMMAMIDGVQNKIDPGEPLDRDIYDMTPEELAETNVAPKNLDEALIALEEDHDFLTAGDVFSEDLINSFINYKRTEELDPIRLRPHPYEFDLYYNA; via the coding sequence ATGACTCCCAAGGACTTTTTTGCCTTCGCAGAAAAAAATGGCGCCAAGATGGTAGACTTAAAGTTTACCGACATCTTTGGTACCTGGCAGCATTGCTCGTACCCCCTCAGCACCTGGGACGAAGGTACTTTTGAAGACGGTGTCGGCTTCGACGGCTCTTCAATCCGTGGCTGGCAGACAATCGACAGCTCAGACATGCTGGCTGTTCCTGATCCTGCTACCGTGAAAATGGATCCCTTCTTCAAGCAGCCGACCGTCAGCGTTCTGGCTGACATCGTCGATCCGATTACCAAAGAAGATTACAACAAAGACCCGCGTGGCGTTGCCAAAAAAGGTCTGGCTTACCTGCAGCAGACCGGCCTGGCCGATGCCTGCTTCATCGGTCCCGAGCCCGAATTCTTCGTCTTCGACGACGTACGTTACCTCTCCAATCAGCGGGGAGCCATGTACGAAATCGACTCTTCTGAAGCTGCCTGGAACACAGGTCGTTCTGAAGAAGGCAACCTGGGTCACAAAGTGGGTTACAAGGGCGGTTACTTCCCCGTAGCTCCCAGCGATACCTACGGCGACCTGCGTGCCGAAATGGTTGAAGAACTGCAGAAGGTCGGCATCGTTGTCGAAGCTCACCACCACGAAGTGGCAACCGCCGGTCAGTGTGAAATCGACATGGAATTCTCACCACTGCTGCAGATGGCTGACCAGTTCATGTGGTACAAGTACATCATCAAGAACGTCGCCAAGCGGAACGGCAAAACCGTGACCTTTATGCCGAAGCCGGTCTTCGACGATAACGGTTCCGGGATGCACACTCACATCTCTCTCTGGAAAGATGGCAACACCCTCATGTACGGTGATGGCTATGCCGGACTGAGTGAATTCGCGATTCACGCTATCGGCGGGATCATCAAGCACGGTCGTGCTCTGATCGCTCTCTCCAACCCGACTGCCAACAGCTTCCACCGTCTGGTGCCTGGCTTCGAAGCGCCCGTGACACTGGCCATGAGCCAGCGGAACCGTTCTGCTTCCTGCCGTATCCCGATGTACTCCGGCAGCCCCAAGGCAAAGCGTGTTGAGTTCCGTTGCCCCGATCCGACCGCCAACGGTTACCTGAGCTTCACCGCTCTGATGATGGCGATGATCGACGGTGTGCAGAACAAGATCGATCCGGGTGAACCTCTCGATCGTGACATCTACGACATGACTCCGGAAGAGCTGGCTGAAACCAACGTCGCCCCCAAGAACCTGGACGAAGCTCTGATCGCTCTCGAAGAAGATCACGACTTCCTGACAGCCGGCGACGTCTTCAGTGAAGATCTCATCAACTCCTTCATCAACTACAAGCGGACTGAAGAGTTGGATCCGATTCGTTTACGCCCTCATCCTTATGAGTTCGATCTCTACTACAACGCGTAA
- a CDS encoding Hsp20/alpha crystallin family protein, whose translation MLSTRNHKLGFPFSANLRSDLDDAFTQFFGKSFNGFEGAYSPLSVWEEDSKFHVALDVPGMTKEDLSLDIQDGNLVLTGERKSVENREHLHNERSFGKFKRLVRLPEWADPASVSATLDAGVLTVVMDKKAEMQPRRIEIQDISKSE comes from the coding sequence ATGTTAAGCACACGCAATCACAAACTCGGATTTCCTTTTTCTGCTAACCTGCGTTCCGATCTGGATGATGCCTTCACCCAGTTCTTCGGCAAGTCATTTAATGGCTTCGAAGGCGCTTATTCGCCGCTTTCAGTCTGGGAAGAAGACAGCAAATTCCATGTGGCGCTGGATGTTCCCGGCATGACCAAGGAAGACCTGTCTCTGGATATTCAGGATGGAAACCTGGTCCTCACCGGCGAACGCAAGTCGGTCGAAAACCGGGAGCATCTCCATAACGAACGGAGCTTCGGCAAATTCAAACGACTGGTTCGCCTGCCGGAATGGGCCGATCCCGCCTCTGTTTCCGCGACTCTCGATGCAGGCGTCCTGACCGTGGTCATGGATAAGAAGGCCGAGATGCAGCCCCGCCGGATTGAGATTCAGGATATTTCCAAATCTGAATAA